The Flavobacterium sp. 20NA77.7 genome includes the window GTCATGCTACTTTTTTTACCGAAAGGCGGATTGGCTAAGATATAATCAAAGCGGTCTCCATTATCGGCTACTAGGGAATCGTTTGGCGAAATAAAATTATCCGAATCAATATCACCTATATTGTGTAAAAACAAGTTCATTAACGCTAAACGACGCGTACTGGCTACAATTTCATTACCTCTAAACGTGTGGTATTTTAAAAACTGCTTTTGCTCTTTGTCTAAGTTTTGCTCGGTTAAATGGTCGTAAGCCGCTAAAAAGAAACCTCCTGTACCACAAGCAGGGTCGCCTATGGTTTTCATAGGTTGCGGATTCAAACACGTAACCATCGCTTTGATTAAAGGTCGTGGGGTAAAGTATTGCCCTGCGCCACTTTTGGTATCTTCTGCATTTTTCTCTAACAAGCCTTCGTAAATGTCGCCTTTGTCTTTTACGCCCATCATGACCCAGTTTTCAGCATCTATCATTTTGATGAGTTTGAAAAGCTTGGCTGGGTCTTGTATTTTGTTTTGACTTTTGGTAAAAATTTGCCCTAAAATACCTTTGCTTTGCCCCAACTCACGCAGCATTTTTGTATAATGTACTTCTAATTCTTCTCCGCTTTTATTTAGGAGACTTTCCCAGTTTAAGTTGGTTGGGATATTTAAGTTACGATTGTGCGGCGGCAAACTGTACTCGTGTGCCATTTTTAAAAACAGTAAATACGTTAACTGTTCAAGGTAATCTCCATAACCTACACCATCATCTCTTAGGGTTTGACAAAATGCCCATACTTTGCTTACTATTGTGGAATTTGTGTTGCTCATAAATTTAAATTTGTTTTAGTTCGAAAGCATATTCGTAACTAATGACATTTTTTGCCTGTTCATTTTCTTTCCACGCTTTCTCTAAATGACTCAATTCAATGATATCATTTGTACTGGTTGTTTTGAAAGTAGCTACTACTTTTCTTAAAACATCTAATTCGGAATCAGAAAACAAGGTACTGTTAAATGGTCTATCGTTTCGAGCTATAAACTGTTCTCCAACTCCACCATTAGGAAATTCTTTAGAATAGATATCAATTTCGTCTTCATTAGCTAAATATTCAAAAATACTTTGAAAATTGTGTGGAACAGGTCCCATATCAATTGCATTGTAACGAACACCACTTATTGAAAAACAACTTTGTTTAAACATCAAAAAATCGGCATAAAACAATAACTTATTCATCTTGGTTTTATACGGTTTGACTTGTTCC containing:
- a CDS encoding class I SAM-dependent DNA methyltransferase, whose translation is MSNTNSTIVSKVWAFCQTLRDDGVGYGDYLEQLTYLLFLKMAHEYSLPPHNRNLNIPTNLNWESLLNKSGEELEVHYTKMLRELGQSKGILGQIFTKSQNKIQDPAKLFKLIKMIDAENWVMMGVKDKGDIYEGLLEKNAEDTKSGAGQYFTPRPLIKAMVTCLNPQPMKTIGDPACGTGGFFLAAYDHLTEQNLDKEQKQFLKYHTFRGNEIVASTRRLALMNLFLHNIGDIDSDNFISPNDSLVADNGDRFDYILANPPFGKKSSMTITNEAGEQEKDDLTYNRQDFWVTTSNKQLNFVQHIKTQLKENGKAAVVLPDNVLFEGGAGESVRKKLLETTNLHTIIRLPTGIFYANGVKANVLFFDGKPASKEVWTKEIWVYDYRTNIHHTLKKNPLKYSDLQEFLDLYLDGNIAKRKETYSETNPEGRWRKFSYDDVIARDKTSLDITWLKDKSLADLDNLPDPDELAEEIVENIEAGLESFRAIIANLKA